The following proteins are co-located in the Elusimicrobiota bacterium genome:
- a CDS encoding DUF6629 family protein, whose translation MCFSANASFAASAALIPGGGFCVLSVLRARKYRYLPLSVVPVFFGVQQFFEGQVWRALAYGDAGQAMCKIYSQLFLFFALSFWPVWMPFLAMTAEKRPRWRLFMATMMVVGLALGDLMFGPVASDTTGWLKTVVVCNSISYKYTGALMFQTVTTDLMRFLYLLVAGAPLLLSSDVIVKRFGVLLVVSAVASHLFFTYAFSSVWCFFSAVMSGYLCWALRSTTEPSFFRLPNFGFNFR comes from the coding sequence ATGTGCTTCTCCGCGAACGCCAGCTTCGCCGCGAGCGCCGCGCTCATCCCGGGCGGCGGCTTCTGCGTGCTCTCCGTGCTGCGCGCGCGCAAGTACCGCTATCTCCCGCTGAGCGTGGTCCCCGTGTTCTTCGGGGTGCAGCAGTTCTTCGAAGGGCAGGTCTGGCGCGCGCTGGCCTACGGCGACGCCGGGCAGGCCATGTGCAAGATCTACTCCCAGCTCTTCCTCTTCTTCGCTCTGTCCTTCTGGCCGGTCTGGATGCCTTTCCTCGCGATGACCGCCGAGAAGCGTCCGCGCTGGCGCCTCTTCATGGCCACGATGATGGTCGTCGGGCTCGCGCTCGGGGACCTCATGTTCGGCCCGGTGGCGAGCGACACGACGGGCTGGCTGAAGACCGTCGTGGTCTGCAACTCCATCTCCTATAAGTACACCGGCGCGCTGATGTTCCAGACCGTGACGACCGACCTGATGCGCTTCCTCTATCTGCTGGTGGCGGGAGCCCCGCTGCTGCTGTCCTCGGACGTCATCGTGAAGCGCTTCGGCGTCCTGCTCGTCGTTTCCGCCGTCGCGTCGCACCTCTTCTTCACCTATGCGTTCTCCTCGGTCTGGTGCTTCTTCTCCGCCGTGATGTCGGGTTATCTCTGCTGGGCCCTGCGCAGCACGACGGAGCCTTCCTTCTTCCGCCTGCCGAACTTCGGCTTCAACTTCCGTTAA
- a CDS encoding cation:dicarboxylase symporter family transporter, with product MTMAPLRRPLAALLALALVLAQSSEALPQVVSVVRSANASPTVNALVAGAAPSATGLFSPLPVTMPLPLVSWTGAALTPLPSLRLTPAAQAAVKTPPGAALPTAALPAAFPSQSMTLGLARTSPLPATASGKGVPTAFESLHRTSTDLAKDSAERRAPSLLSRLFEASRRGAAGAEPVPLSGVQTAAPSGLRAGRTASAARAEPAPPSAEGPAPAKRGVVRQLWFWILVALAAGAGAGILAPTFPALGAAVSGAQAFGGLFISSLRHLAGPLVFSSVIGAIGGHEDPKQLGSLSWKMLLYFVLTSSVACGIGIGLATLLQPGRCFALPAAGAARAAAAAPPGLGAFLAGIVPSDPLTPFLTGNTLQIVFMAVLAGITVLALGMTRSERTRQAGRKIVQGAAAAQGLVMRVVQGIMFSAPLAVFGMTARLFSGAGISALAGMGAYVGTVLLGLALLLGFYCVLVKVCAARSPLAYLSSLRDAMLTGFSTASSSATMPVSLKAALKLGVSPPVANLMITMGAAVNMEGTALYQAVAVLFLAQAFGVALPPASLLYVLAVLLASSLGTPGAPGAGMAILATVMGGVGIPLEGIALIMGVDRVLDMSRTAINVVGDITSALMMDEWLKRK from the coding sequence ATGACGATGGCCCCTCTGCGCCGTCCGCTCGCCGCCCTTCTCGCGCTCGCGCTCGTCCTCGCGCAATCGAGCGAGGCGCTACCCCAGGTCGTGAGCGTCGTCCGTTCGGCGAACGCCTCCCCGACGGTGAACGCCCTCGTCGCGGGGGCGGCTCCGTCCGCGACGGGCCTCTTCTCCCCGCTCCCCGTCACCATGCCGCTCCCCCTCGTCTCATGGACGGGAGCGGCGCTCACGCCCCTCCCCTCCCTCCGGCTCACGCCCGCGGCGCAGGCCGCGGTGAAGACGCCCCCCGGCGCCGCGCTCCCGACCGCCGCCCTCCCCGCGGCGTTCCCGTCGCAGAGCATGACGCTCGGGCTCGCGCGGACCTCGCCGCTTCCCGCGACCGCGTCCGGGAAGGGCGTCCCGACGGCCTTCGAGTCCCTGCACAGGACGAGCACGGACCTCGCGAAGGACTCCGCGGAACGACGCGCCCCTTCGCTCCTCTCCCGCCTCTTCGAGGCGTCGCGACGCGGCGCCGCCGGCGCGGAGCCGGTCCCTCTCTCGGGCGTCCAGACCGCCGCGCCTTCCGGACTCCGAGCCGGACGGACCGCCTCCGCGGCGCGCGCGGAGCCCGCCCCCCCGTCCGCGGAGGGCCCCGCCCCGGCGAAGCGCGGGGTCGTCCGCCAGCTCTGGTTCTGGATCCTCGTCGCGCTGGCCGCCGGCGCGGGCGCGGGGATCCTCGCTCCGACCTTCCCGGCCCTCGGAGCCGCGGTCTCCGGCGCGCAGGCGTTCGGCGGGCTCTTCATCTCCAGCCTGCGCCATCTCGCCGGGCCCCTCGTCTTCTCCTCCGTCATCGGCGCCATCGGCGGCCACGAAGACCCCAAGCAGCTCGGGAGCCTCAGCTGGAAGATGCTCCTCTACTTCGTCCTCACCAGTTCGGTCGCCTGCGGGATCGGCATCGGGCTGGCGACGCTCCTGCAGCCGGGCCGCTGCTTCGCCCTGCCGGCGGCGGGAGCGGCCCGTGCCGCGGCCGCCGCGCCCCCCGGCCTGGGGGCCTTCCTCGCCGGCATCGTCCCCTCCGACCCCCTCACCCCGTTCCTGACCGGGAACACCCTCCAGATCGTGTTCATGGCGGTGCTCGCCGGCATCACGGTCCTCGCGCTGGGGATGACGCGCTCCGAACGGACGCGGCAGGCCGGCCGGAAGATCGTGCAGGGCGCGGCCGCGGCGCAGGGCCTCGTCATGCGCGTGGTCCAAGGGATCATGTTCTCCGCGCCGCTCGCCGTCTTCGGCATGACGGCGAGGCTCTTCTCGGGCGCGGGGATCTCCGCGCTCGCGGGGATGGGCGCCTACGTGGGGACCGTCCTGCTGGGCCTGGCGCTCCTGCTCGGCTTCTACTGCGTCCTCGTCAAGGTCTGCGCCGCGCGTTCTCCGCTCGCCTACCTCTCGAGCCTGCGCGATGCGATGTTGACCGGGTTCTCCACGGCCAGCTCGTCGGCCACGATGCCGGTGTCGCTGAAGGCCGCTCTGAAGCTCGGGGTCTCCCCCCCCGTGGCGAACCTCATGATCACCATGGGCGCCGCGGTCAACATGGAGGGGACCGCCCTCTACCAGGCGGTGGCCGTGCTCTTCCTCGCGCAGGCGTTCGGCGTCGCGCTCCCCCCCGCCTCCCTGCTCTACGTCCTCGCCGTGCTGCTGGCCTCCTCGCTCGGCACGCCGGGAGCTCCGGGCGCCGGGATGGCCATCCTCGCCACGGTCATGGGCGGGGTGGGCATCCCGCTGGAGGGGATCGCGCTGATCATGGGCGTGGACCGGGTGCTGGACATGTCCCGCACCGCCATCAACGTGGTCGGAGACATCACCTCCGCCCTGATGATGGACGAGTGGCTGAAGCGGAAATGA